The genomic segment ACTTCCAGAGTCGCTCAGCTTAAATATGTTGCCAAAGTAATGTGTTATGTTTTCAGGCTTTCCATCGTCAAAGCTGACTGTAATTTCGGGTAGCCAACCATATAGAAATTGAGGCAGAAAGTGGCTGCCAATTTCCTCAGCAATATCACTAGTTTTTAGATTTCTTATGAGTTCGTTCCAATCCGTCATTGGAGATTGGTAAATGACTTGAACTCCTGTGTCCGGAATCTCCGGCTCGGTGTTTATGAACGAAATTTCGTTTTCCTGATAAATATCGAAACGAAAGTGCCTATGATTTTGGTTCTGAAAAAATTCATATTTGGTAGCATAAGTGATCTTTGAAAATACCTTGAAGGCAATAAAGCGTCCAAATCCGCGACCATTTTGCTTTAGTTTGTGTCCAGAGAATGGTGTCTTAAATGATTTGTAGTTTGTTTCATCTAATCCCAATCCGTTGTCTGCAATAGAAATTGTTAGCGTTTTTGGGTCGTTTGGATTTTCAAATTTTATTGCTATTTTTCCTTTAGTAGCTGCCTCGGTTGCAAATCGTGCTTCTATCCCGTGTATTCCATTGGATATTGCTTCCAATACGGGAAGCAAAAAATCATGTAGGGACCGACTTAAGTGTGTCCGCTTTAGTACAGCCCGCATATCAGGTTTCACAAGAGTGTCGGTTGTAATTGTCATGTAGTAAGAGTTTTCTCATATTTTCGCTATCGATAGTATGCATCTCTGCATTCCCTGGTTGCAATCTTTCTTTTTATTTTGGGTACGTCTTACCCTCGTGATTTGATTTTTTGTTTTCATTCACCCCAAGTTTTCGCTTAAAGTCGTGCTGTCTCTCATTACTCACATCAATGAAAATCCCGGCTCGGAAACAGCTTTTTCGCCTGCTCGCGCGGGTGCATGGCGCGTGGTTTCGGGGCGTCTGATTTGAGATGAACGGGAACTTCTTCTGCACGCGTGGTCATTTCGACCAGAATGTCGTCATTGGGATGACCGAGCAGGGCAAGGCGGTTGGAATAGTCCTCGATATGGTCGGCGATCAGGTGGACGACGATGCCTTCGCGCTCCAGCCGTCCGGTGACTTTCAAAAGCCGTCCGCCGATGACGGCGGCGCGGTATTTTTCGTACATCTTCGGCCAGACCACCACGTTGGAAACGCCGGTCTCGTCTTCCAAAGTGATGAAGATGACGCCCGAGGCCGTGCCGGGGCGTTGGCGGGTGATGACAAGGCCGGCAACGGAAACGCGCCGCGCTTCATACGGGGTCAGCTTTGCCAGCCGGTCGTGCGGCGTCAGGTTCGGAATATGAGGGCGCAGCAACTCCATCGGATGGGCGCGCAGGGTCAGGCGGGTGGAAAGGTAATCCTCCACCACCTCCTGCCCCAGATGCATGGCGGGCAGCAGGACATCCGGTTCGAAGATCGCCTCCCCGTCGATCGGGTCGTTGAACAGCGGCAGCGGTTTCGGGCTGCGGATGGTCTTCACCTGCCACAGCGCATCCCGGCGGCTGAGCCCCATGCCGGCAAAGGCGTCGGCCTCCGCCAGCCGTTCAAGGGTTGCCGGCGGTACGCCGGTGCGAAGCCATAGTGTCTCGGTGTCCGGATAGCCGTTGCCGCGCGCGGCAACGATCCAGTCGGCGTCCTCCTCGCGCATGCCCTTGATCTGCCGGAAGCCGAGCCTGAGCGCCAGCGCGCCGTCGCTGCGCCGCTCCAGCGTGTTGTCCCAAAGGCTGGTGTTGACGCAGATCGGCCGGACCTCGACCTGATGCTCGCGCGCGTCGCGTACAATCTGCGCCGGGGCATAGAACCCCATCGGCTGGGAGTTCAGGAGCGCGCACGCGAACTCGGCAGGGAAGTGGCATTTGAGATAGGCCGAAACATAGGCAAGCATGGCAAAGGCGGCCGCGTGACTTTCGGGAAACCCGTATTCGCCGAAGCCCTCGATCTGGCCGAAACAGTTCTGGGCGAACTCCAGCTCATAACCGCGCTTTAGCATGCCGGAGATGAATTTCTCCCGGAGCTGGCCAATCGTGCCCATGCGCCGGAAGGTCGCCATGGAGCGCCGCAGCTTGTCGGCTTCCGACGGGGTGAAGCCTGCAGCCACAACGGCAATCTGCATCGCCTGTTCCTGGAACAGCGGCACACCGAGCGTCTTGCCGAGCACCTCCTCCAGTTCCTTTGAGGGAAAGGAGATCGCCTCCTTGCCCTGGCGGCGGTTGATGTAAGGATGCACCATTCCACCCTGGATCGGGCCGGGGCGGACGATCGCCACCTCGATGACGAGATCGTAGAATTCGCGCGGAAGCATGCGCGGCAGAAAGTTCATCTGTGCCCGGCTTTCCACCTGGAAGACGCCGATCGCATCGGCCTTGCACAGCATATCGTAGGTCCCGGTATCCTGCTGTGGAACGGTGCCGAGTGTGAACTCCTGCCCGTGGTGGGTGTCGATCAGGTCGAAGCACTTGCGGATGCAGGTCAGCATGCCGAGGCTGAGCATGTCGACCTTGAGGATGCCGAGCGCGTCGATGTCGTCCTTGTCCCACTCGATTACCGTGCGGTTTTCCATGGCGGCATTCTCGATCGGGCAGAGCGCGTCCAGCCTCCCTTGCGTGATCACGAAGCCGCCGACATGCTGGCTGAGATGGCGGGGAAAGCCGATGATTTCGCGGATGAGGTCGACGGTCTGGGCGACCCGCCGGTTGGCAAGATCCAGCCCCAGTTCCTTCATGCGTGCATCGTCCGGCCCGCTGTTGGAGCTGCCCCAGATCTGGCCGGAGAGGGCCGCCGTGACATCTGCGTTCAAACCCATGACCTTACCGACCTCGCGGATCGCCGCACGGGTGCGGAAATGGATCACGGTTGCGCAGAGCCCGGCCCGGTGGCGGCCGTATTTCTCATAGACATACTGGATCACCTCCTCGCGCCGCTCATGTTCGAAATCGACATCGATATCCGGCGGCTCGCCCCGGTGTTCGGAGATGAAGCGTTCCGACACCATGGTGATCGTTTCCGGACCGACATCGGTAATCCCGAGCGCGTAGCAGATGATGGAATTGGCCGCCGAACCGCGCCCCTGGCACAGGATATGCCGGCTGCGGGCAAAGCGGATGATGTCGTGGACGGTCAGGAAATAGGCCGCGAAGTTGAGCTTGCGGATCAGTCTGAGTTCCTTCTGCGCCAGCTGGTGCGCATGCTCCGGCACGCCGGCGGGATAGCGCATCTCAAGGCCTTCGAAGGTCAGCCGCTCCAGCCGGTCCTGCGGGTTCTCTCCATCGGTGATCTCGTCCGGATATTCATAAGAGAGTTCGGACAGGTCGAAGCTGCAGCGGGTGGCGATCTCGACGGTGCGCCTGAGCGCTGCCGGGTGATGCCGGTAAAGCCGGGCCATGTCGGGAGCCGACTTCAGCCGGCGCTCCCCATTCGCCAGTGCGCGCGTTCCGATCTCGTCGATGGTGCAGCCCTCACGCATGCAGGTCAGCACATCGGCAAGCCGCCGCCGCCCGGCATGATGCATCAGGACGTCGCCGACCGCGACCATGGGGGTGGCAAGCGAATGGGCGGCTCTCGCGCAAGTCCGGAACCAGTCCTGGTCGGTGCCGTCATAGCGTGGTGCGGCGCCCAGAAAGACATGGCCGGGCACTTCCTGGCGGAGCGTCCGGATATGGTTCTTAGCCGCCTCAGAAAAGACGTCCGGTGCATGATCGCCCTGGGGCAGGGCGATGAAGATCAGGCCTTCGGAAAATTTTACGACATCCTGAAAATCCAGATGGCAATCGCCCTTTTCCGCGCGCCTCTTGCCGAGGGTCAGGAGCTGGCTGAGCCGTTCATAAGCTGCCCGGTTGGTCGGCAGGGCGACAAAGTCGACCCGGCTGTCGGCAAGCACCAGCCGCGCACCGACAATCAGCCGCGGCAGCTTGAGAACCTCCGGTACGGGGAGTGGCGGGATCTCGTTCGTCTGTTGCCGGGACGAAGAGTCGATCTGGGAATGAGAGCGTATCTTCACGCCCTCCTCGTTGGCCGCACGCCTGATTTCCTTCAGCGCCGAATAGGCCCGGACGACCCCGGCCAGAGAATTCCAGTCGGTGATCGCAATCGCCTCCAGACCGAGTTCGGCGGCCCGGGTCACCAGCTCTTCCGGATGGGAGGCTCCGCGCAGGAAGGTGAAGTTGGATGTCACCGCCAGCTCCGCATGACGCGGAACGTCCCAGTGCAGGCTGTCCGGTAAGACATGAGAGGTCATTGCATGTCCCTTTTTCTCACGGCAGCCCTCCCTGACTTAATCTGGGGGTACGGGTACAGAAGGGAGATGCACCCAATATGCCGCCCGGCCTTGAGCCGGGGCCATCTTCTGGTTCTCTCACAAAGAGGTCCCGGATCAAGTCCGGGACGGCGGCGTGAGTTCGGGGCCGCATCGGTAGAGACCAGCCATCTTGCCACCACCTCTCCACCGTCATCCCGGACGCAGCGCAGCGGAGATCCGGGATCGGGGAGCCGAGGGCTGTCAACCAGGACAAAGCAAAGGCGCCCGTGCCTCTCCGGTCCCGGCACGCGCTCCGCTTGGTCCGGATGACGAAGGAAGGCAGTGCCACTGACATGCCGCCTTCTGTCCCCGAGACCTCATCCTGAGGAGAACCTTCAGGTTCGTCTCGAAGGATGGGCCACCCGGCTCTGAATATGCCGCCCATCCTTCGAGACAGCGCTGCGCGCTTCCTCAGGATGAGGGGGATTTTGCGGAGCGGTTTTCGGGTTCGGCCGGACGTCTGGGCAGGCACTATCCGAACGGCCTCCATCTCTTCCTGGTCATCCCGGACGCCGCGCAGCAGAGATCCGGGATCGGGGCATCGGGGGCTGTCGGTCGGGGCAGTAGAAGAACAGCCGAGATGCCCGTACCTCTCTGGTCCCGGCGCGCTTTGTGCTTGGCGGGGATGGTAGGTTCCTCCGGTGTCATCCCCGACTTGATCGGGGATCCACTCGTTTCCAGAGACGGTTTTTCGAGACGATGGCTTTGCGGCTTGGTCGCGCCCCAAAGCGACGTTTCGTTTCGCGGGTACGGAGATGACTTTCATGGAATGGGAGCACACCCAATACGTCGCCCCGGCCTTGAGCCGGGGCCATCTCCGGGTCCTCTCACAAAGAGGTCCCGGATCAAGTCCGGGACGGCGGCGTGAGTTCGAGGCCGCATCGGTGGAGACCAGTCGAACCGCCTCCTTCTCTCCATCGTCATCCCGGACGCAGCGCAGCGGAGATCCGGGACCGGGGAGCCGGAGGCTGCCGGTCGGGACAGAGGAAGAACCGCGGCGGCCGTGCCTCTCCGGTCCCGGCGCGCGCTCCGCTTGGCCGGGATGACGGCGGGAAGGAAAAGATGGAGCGGAAGAGATCATCAGCCGAACTCCCCTTGCACATACCAGCCCGGGTTCTGCGGTGTATGGAACAGCCAAAGGCGCTGGCCCTGGCCGGTGGCAACGCGCCAGTAGTCGCGCAGGCCCCGTGTCCAGTCGTCGTCGCCCTCCCACCACGCAGGTGTGATCCGCTCCGGTCCCTCGGCCTTGAGTGTCGTCAGCGCCCGGCCGCGCCAGCGGAAGCGGCCGGGCGGCGTGACGCCCGAGCCGGTGATCGGCTCGGGGGGGAACAGGCGCAACGGGCGCGTGCGCCGGGTGGGCCAGGCGCGGACCGGCATGCTGTAGGCGGCCGGCACCAGCTTGAAACTGCGCTCCGGGATGTGGCTGTCGACCGGGGCAAAGCGCAGGATGTTCTCAAGCCCGATCCGGTTGCCGAGCTGGGTGACGAGATCGGCAAGGCTGTCTTTTTCCAGCGCTTGCGACGGGGTCAGCTGGCGGGGGCCGAGTTCTTCCACCTGCGTGGCTTCCAGGCGGATCATGTCGATGCCGTAGCCCGCATCGACCGCGCTGACCCCGCGCTCGAAAAGAGCGAGGATCCGGTCGCCGTCGCGCATCGGCCGGGCCAGGCGCAACTCAACCGCCTGGTTTTCCTGATCCACGCGCCGGAAGGTCAGCTTCAGGCTGCGCGCGCCCTTCTGGGCCGTATCCAGCTGTTCGCACAGATGGCCGATCAGCCGTTCCGCTCCGGCCATGACGTCGTCCAGAAGCCCGATCGGCTCGGGTAGCGTCATGCGTACGGCGAAGCTGTGATCTTCCTTCAGGGGCGAGATCTGCTCGGGAATGGCGCCGAGCGCCTGATCGAGACGGCGCAGCACCTCCGGGTCGTAGCGCCTTGCAACATTGGCCCGTGGGAGATTGTAAAGATCGGAGACGGTGGCAATGCCGAGCCGCTCCAGGCTGGTGCAGGTCTGGTCGGTAAGGCGCAGCGCCGGCAGCGGCAGGGGGCCGATGCGGGGAAGGATCTCACCTGGCTGGGCAATGCCTTCGGCAAAGCGGGCAAGCGCCCAGGCTGCGCCCGGCGTTGATGCCAGGCCCAGCCGGGCGCTGAGACCGGCCCGGGCAAGCCGGGCGCGGATATCATCGAGAAGCGGTTCTTCGCCGCCCAGAAGATGCGCCGACCCGCTGATGTCGAGAAAGAGGCCATTCAATCCGTCGAGCCCGACCCAGGGGCAATAGCGGGTTGCCCACCGGGCCAGAAGACGCAGGAACCGCTGGTCGGCCTTCGGATCGGCGGGCCGGGTGAGAAGACCCGGGCAGAAGCTTCTGGCATGAACCAGCGTCATGCCCCGGTTGAGCCCGGCAGCTTCCGCGCGCGGGCACAGATCATAGACACGTTCCGAATTGCGGTCGAAAAGGGTCAGGGCAAAGGGCGCGTCAATGGGATTGGCGCGGAGCGAACGCTCAGCCGCCAGCCTCGGAAACCACAATGATACGATGCGCCGCTGCATCCCAACGCACTACCCAATCTGATAATGTTCCTATTTTGTTCTTTATAAGTGACCATCGCCAGGGAGTCGAGTCATGGTCGTTTTGACGAGGGCTGTTCGCGCCGGGATTGTTCGGGTTGGGGCTGTTTTGACGGGCGGCTTCAAATGCGGGAATGCCCGTGCAGTGCCATCTGGTTTCAGCGGCATTGCTGCCGCCGCCTTCCGGGATCAGGAGCAAAGCGGTGGTCCCGCCGGTTTCCGCCGCCAGCTGTAGCCGCCTGCCTTCCGTCAGACCGATCGGGCCGGTGAGTTCGGCGACGACAAGGCCGACGGCGCCGGACCGCAACGCGGTTTCAGCACTGGCCAGCACATTCAAAGGTGTATCTGCACGGGTCAGCAGCAGCTTTCCAGGATCGCAATAGGGCGCAAGACCTTCCGGATTGACCACGGGACGCCAGCGTTCCGATATCCAGACGACCGGGCCGGACGCCTGACCGGCCGTGATCGCAGCAAAAGCCAGTCCACCTTCGCCGCACACTTCATGGGCGCGGGCCCTCTTGAGCGGATAAACGGAAGAAAAGGGCTGGGACATGGAACGTTTTAGGGTTTCTCGGCCGAAAAAAGATCTGCTTAAGGAACAATGTTTTGCAACATAGAGCAAGAAGAGCGTTGTTAAAGGTTGAAAAAGCGCGAACCTTTGCAGTTTCCTCAACGCAAAAACATACTGCCGGAAATCTTGGAAACCACGCTTCGACCTGTCACTATTCTTTCATATGAACGACGCCGAACCTTCACGTGAGCCGACTAATCTTCTGCGAGCTCAGGCGTCGGCAAGGGCGAGCATGCTGGTTGGAAGGCCGCAGGCCGGCAGTTGTTACGGCAATTTGTCCATCGAGATGACACAAAAAGAAGCCCGAATTGCCGGGATCGGACGGGCGCGCGGAACAATATATTCGTTCCCGTTTGCGGACGCGGTTAAGGCGTGATTAAATGTTCATATGAGCGTCATAGAACGTTCATATGAAAACAATACGAAACGCAGGCGTTATCGTTTCAGGTGCCGGCGAAGCCATTTCGGTACCGGAAAAACCAACTGCTGACCGGGGCAAAAATGCCCTTCGACATGGGAGCAAATGAATATGGCTTATCGTAAGACCGTCGCCAGCCTTGTCGCTGCGGCCGCCCTTCTGGGCACCTCCTCCGCATTTGCGCAAACCGAGATCGATTTCTGGCATGCCTTTACAGGCCGGTTGGGAGAATTGGTTGCCGAGCAGGTAGACACCTTCAACGGGTCTCAGTCCGACTATAAAATCGTTGCCAGCCACAAGGGCAATTACTCCGAGACACTGAACGCCGGTATTGCCGCTTTCCGTGCCGGTGAGCAGCCCCACATTCTGATGGTGTTCGAGGTCGGCACCGCGACCATGATGGGCGCCAAGGGCGCAATCAAACCGGTCTATGAAGTCATGGGTGATGGCTTCGATCAGTCGAAATATATCGGCTCGGTCAAGGGCTACTACACCTCCCCCGACGGGAACATGCTTTCGCTTCCCTTCAACTCCTCGACG from the Roseibium sp. HPY-6 genome contains:
- a CDS encoding error-prone DNA polymerase, producing MTSHVLPDSLHWDVPRHAELAVTSNFTFLRGASHPEELVTRAAELGLEAIAITDWNSLAGVVRAYSALKEIRRAANEEGVKIRSHSQIDSSSRQQTNEIPPLPVPEVLKLPRLIVGARLVLADSRVDFVALPTNRAAYERLSQLLTLGKRRAEKGDCHLDFQDVVKFSEGLIFIALPQGDHAPDVFSEAAKNHIRTLRQEVPGHVFLGAAPRYDGTDQDWFRTCARAAHSLATPMVAVGDVLMHHAGRRRLADVLTCMREGCTIDEIGTRALANGERRLKSAPDMARLYRHHPAALRRTVEIATRCSFDLSELSYEYPDEITDGENPQDRLERLTFEGLEMRYPAGVPEHAHQLAQKELRLIRKLNFAAYFLTVHDIIRFARSRHILCQGRGSAANSIICYALGITDVGPETITMVSERFISEHRGEPPDIDVDFEHERREEVIQYVYEKYGRHRAGLCATVIHFRTRAAIREVGKVMGLNADVTAALSGQIWGSSNSGPDDARMKELGLDLANRRVAQTVDLIREIIGFPRHLSQHVGGFVITQGRLDALCPIENAAMENRTVIEWDKDDIDALGILKVDMLSLGMLTCIRKCFDLIDTHHGQEFTLGTVPQQDTGTYDMLCKADAIGVFQVESRAQMNFLPRMLPREFYDLVIEVAIVRPGPIQGGMVHPYINRRQGKEAISFPSKELEEVLGKTLGVPLFQEQAMQIAVVAAGFTPSEADKLRRSMATFRRMGTIGQLREKFISGMLKRGYELEFAQNCFGQIEGFGEYGFPESHAAAFAMLAYVSAYLKCHFPAEFACALLNSQPMGFYAPAQIVRDAREHQVEVRPICVNTSLWDNTLERRSDGALALRLGFRQIKGMREEDADWIVAARGNGYPDTETLWLRTGVPPATLERLAEADAFAGMGLSRRDALWQVKTIRSPKPLPLFNDPIDGEAIFEPDVLLPAMHLGQEVVEDYLSTRLTLRAHPMELLRPHIPNLTPHDRLAKLTPYEARRVSVAGLVITRQRPGTASGVIFITLEDETGVSNVVVWPKMYEKYRAAVIGGRLLKVTGRLEREGIVVHLIADHIEDYSNRLALLGHPNDDILVEMTTRAEEVPVHLKSDAPKPRAMHPREQAKKLFPSRDFH
- a CDS encoding DNA polymerase Y family protein produces the protein MQRRIVSLWFPRLAAERSLRANPIDAPFALTLFDRNSERVYDLCPRAEAAGLNRGMTLVHARSFCPGLLTRPADPKADQRFLRLLARWATRYCPWVGLDGLNGLFLDISGSAHLLGGEEPLLDDIRARLARAGLSARLGLASTPGAAWALARFAEGIAQPGEILPRIGPLPLPALRLTDQTCTSLERLGIATVSDLYNLPRANVARRYDPEVLRRLDQALGAIPEQISPLKEDHSFAVRMTLPEPIGLLDDVMAGAERLIGHLCEQLDTAQKGARSLKLTFRRVDQENQAVELRLARPMRDGDRILALFERGVSAVDAGYGIDMIRLEATQVEELGPRQLTPSQALEKDSLADLVTQLGNRIGLENILRFAPVDSHIPERSFKLVPAAYSMPVRAWPTRRTRPLRLFPPEPITGSGVTPPGRFRWRGRALTTLKAEGPERITPAWWEGDDDWTRGLRDYWRVATGQGQRLWLFHTPQNPGWYVQGEFG